The following is a genomic window from Candidatus Zixiibacteriota bacterium.
AGGATCGAACTCTCCACAACAATTTCAATTATTGTTTGCGAGTCAATCCATCTGTCCAAACGTCACATTCCGAGGAATGGTCTGTTCGGATTCAAGAATGTTAGGGTCTGGCTCCGGTGGTGGACACCGAAACCAGGCAGCGACCGTTGTCGCCTTCCCGCTCCTGAACTTTCCGATGACTATTGAGTTGTCAAAGAACCGGTGCGAAAAAAATCTGCCCGACCTTCGTCCGGCAGACACCGACAATAACTCATCGCCGATGCCTAGTCAAGACTTTTTTTCGCCTTTTTTTGCCGGCGATCCACCGGCCAAACCACATAAAATATACGGCGATCGCTTCCGGCAGGCAAGCCCAAAATTGCGGCCACCCCGCAATCCTCGGCCCCTGCTCTCTATCGGCGGGGCGATATTAATCATTCACCCCCCTCCTGTCAAGACCTTTTCCGGCCCAAAACCTCCCCCCCGCCGCACCCGCTACTCTCTTGTCGCCCAACGCACTCCCCCTCACCGCCGGCGCGGCCACCACACCATGACCACACCCCCCGCCCACAGAAACACACCCAGCCCGGTCTGGGCGTAATCGTTCCAGCGCGGCTCCGGAAGAATGGTCGAACGCGACGGATCCTCCGGATCGTAGTACACAGTCACCGCCTCCCCCTCGCCATAGCGCGCCGCTTCCTTGCGCGCCACATCGTAATCCCGGCGCTTGTTGCCAAACAGCGGCACATTCCGGTCGCACGTCCCCGCGTAGCGGGTCGCGCCGACCGTATATTCGTAGGCGATTTCCGGGACGAACGACCGCTCGCCCACCACGCGGGCGGCCACGATTCGGCCCTCGGTATGCGGCCACTCCCGCTGCTCGCGGCGCGCCGCCGTCCGCGCGAACGCCGTGATCGCCAGCACGATTCCGACCGCTCCGGCGGCCGCCCCGAGGCGGCGCACCCAGGGCCGAGCAAGCGGAGGAAGCCGACGGCGCACCAGCCACAGGGCTGCGGCGCTCGCCGGGGCCGCGGCCGCGAGGATCACGATGATCGGAAACAGATGTGCGACGGCGTGGAGCATACTCGCAGCAGCCTCTCAGCGCACCGGGCGGGGCAGCGTCTCGATCCACCAGCCGCGCGCAAGCTCGGCGGCCGCGCGCTCCGCGCCAAGGCCGGCGCAGATGGCCAGCCCGAACGGGATCGCCGCCCCCGCACCCATGCCCGTCACAATGTTGCCGTCCACGGTCACCAGTTCGCCGGTGATGATCGCGCCCCCCTGCGAGAGTTTTTCGTCGAAAGCGGGGAATCCGGTGGCCCGCTTGCCGACAAGGATGCCGGCGGCCTCGGCCAGCACCAGCCCGACCGAGGCGCAGATGGCGGCCACCACCTTCCTTTCCGCGTGCATCCGCCGCACCATCGCCGCCACCTGGGGGCTGCGGGCGAGATTCTCGGCGTTGGCGCGGCCGCCCGGCAGCACGATCGCATCGAAGGAGTCCCCCGCCACATCGTTGAGCGTCGCTTCGACTGTAAGCGTCGCGCCATACGCGCCGCGCACAGTAGTCGATGAAAGCCCGGCCACGGTCACCTCGAACCCGACCCGCTTCATGATATCCAGCGGAACGACCGCCTCGATATCCTCGAACCCGTCCGAGAGCACAACTAACACTCGCCGGCTCACGACCGCCCCTCCCGTGCGCGCTCCCTGTCCCCGATCCCGGCAGGACCCGACGGGCGGAACAGCTCGTAGTGGTCGCCGCGCAGGATGGGCGCGGCCTCGATCTCATTGAGTTGGGCGGCGAAGTGAACGTCGCCGCCGAATCCCTGCGCGATCAGTTCGCGGCCGCTGACGGATTCGCCGAGCGCCCACTCGAGGTGGTCGCGGAGATGAATGAACGCCGCCTCGGCGGCCCGCGCCGAGGGAGACTTGTGACAGTCGAGGCCGGCGATGATGGCCCCGGCGCCGAGCATGTCTTCGACCGCAAACCGGATCGGCAGGTCCGGCGCGCCCTCCTCTCGTTCGCCGCACGCAACCATGGTCACCCCGCAGGTCGGCTTCCCCCGCCGCAATTCACCCACGGCCGCGGCCACAGCGGCGGCATTGACCAGCGCGCCGAGGACAATGTGCCCCCCCGAAACAGCGGCCCGGGTGCACACGCCGCCGTTGACCGAGGGCAGCACCACCCGCTCGCCCGGCTGCAGGCCGCGGTAGGTCAGCGGCGAGAGCGAAAACCGCCCGCGCGCGGGGACGTCGCTGCGCCGCACGGCCGGGCTGGCCTTCACCCGCGCCGCCATCGCAACCGCATCATCGTAGGATCGGCAGGGGTAGATCAGTCCTCCGGCTGCGGCCGCCGCCGCTGTCGCCGTGGAAAAACTCAGGGTATCGACGATTGCGATGATGTCTCTCGCCGCGGCCGCCTGGGCGGCGGCCGACGGTCCCCAGACAAGATCGCACCAGGGCTGCCTGACCGGCGACGCTGTCTCCAACGAAAGTCTCCTTGGATTCGGACGGGCTCTGTACCCGCCGCCATCCTAAAACCTGTTGGGCGGAAAAATGTTCACTGCCCGTCCGCGGCCGGCGGTCGAAGGCCTCGGCAGGGTTCCTCGAGCGCCTGCAGGAAAGGCGCACCCGGCAGGAGCCGGTCGAGGTTCAGGCGCGTGAACACCTGTGCGCACACGCGCTCCATGCCTGCCGCATCGCCCCCCGACGCATACGCCCCGAACAAAATCACATACGCGCTGCCCAACTGCTGCAGATAATCGCCCGCTGCCGGCTCCACGGTCGGCGGCACGTGCGCGAAACCTTCGTAGGAATAGGCCTCAAAGAGGTTGCGGGCAAGGAGCGTCGGATCGAGCGCGGGATGCTCGACCGGGACAAACCGCTGGACCAGT
Proteins encoded in this region:
- a CDS encoding DUF3592 domain-containing protein; translation: MLHAVAHLFPIIVILAAAAPASAAALWLVRRRLPPLARPWVRRLGAAAGAVGIVLAITAFARTAARREQREWPHTEGRIVAARVVGERSFVPEIAYEYTVGATRYAGTCDRNVPLFGNKRRDYDVARKEAARYGEGEAVTVYYDPEDPSRSTILPEPRWNDYAQTGLGVFLWAGGVVMVWWPRRR
- a CDS encoding 2-phosphosulfolactate phosphatase — its product is METASPVRQPWCDLVWGPSAAAQAAAARDIIAIVDTLSFSTATAAAAAAGGLIYPCRSYDDAVAMAARVKASPAVRRSDVPARGRFSLSPLTYRGLQPGERVVLPSVNGGVCTRAAVSGGHIVLGALVNAAAVAAAVGELRRGKPTCGVTMVACGEREEGAPDLPIRFAVEDMLGAGAIIAGLDCHKSPSARAAEAAFIHLRDHLEWALGESVSGRELIAQGFGGDVHFAAQLNEIEAAPILRGDHYELFRPSGPAGIGDRERAREGRS
- a CDS encoding DJ-1/PfpI family protein produces the protein MSRRVLVVLSDGFEDIEAVVPLDIMKRVGFEVTVAGLSSTTVRGAYGATLTVEATLNDVAGDSFDAIVLPGGRANAENLARSPQVAAMVRRMHAERKVVAAICASVGLVLAEAAGILVGKRATGFPAFDEKLSQGGAIITGELVTVDGNIVTGMGAGAAIPFGLAICAGLGAERAAAELARGWWIETLPRPVR